The following proteins come from a genomic window of Salvia hispanica cultivar TCC Black 2014 chromosome 4, UniMelb_Shisp_WGS_1.0, whole genome shotgun sequence:
- the LOC125218310 gene encoding importin-5-like isoform X2: protein MLCCYADELKEGFYPWIDQVAPTLVPLLKFYFHEEVRKAAVSAVPERLRSAKLAVEKGIAQGRNETYVKQLSDFIVPALVEASHKEPDIEICANMLDALNECIQVDRVMKLICADFRISFR, encoded by the exons ATGTTGTGCTGCTATGCTGATGAATTAAAGGAAGGTTTTTACCCATGGATCGACCAG GTTGCCCCAACATTGGTTCcacttttgaaattttatttccatgaAGAAGTTAGGAAGGCTGCTGTCTCAG CAGTGCCGGAGAGGTTGCGATCTGCAAAATTGGCTGTCGAAAAAGGAATTGCTCAGGGTCGTAATGAAACTTATGTTAAGCAGCTGTCAGACTTCATTGTTCCTGCTTTAGTGGAAGCCTCACACAAG GAACCTGATATAGAGATCTGTGCAAACATGTTGGATGCGTTGAACGAATGTATACAG GTTGATAGAGTAATGAAATTAATCTGTGCCG ATTTCAGGATCTCTTTTAGATGA
- the LOC125219263 gene encoding uncharacterized protein LOC125219263, translating to MRPMKYLQNLSLIMMKVSGEDISLFLKNCPFLRKLRISQSVLTGDVHISEATPALEDLRIAGCVYLKSAIVNISAPNLSIVCVDARPGHALRFKNVPRVVEALFNIEGPEYTMQHFTSTLSCLTSQLHKLTLYGPDADKLSGKGFPQLPNLKELILYKHTCLLSLANMISSCPRLQCLTFKCFAKAKDATCRESYGALTFRGSCAANIIRSLTYIEESGEFQKIKSPIWFISEYRLQLYVAMISPQLELYFQVELRYQFKSYFLRYS from the exons ATGAGACCAATGAAATATCTCCAGAATTTGTCTCTAATCATGATGAAAGTAAGCGGTGAAGACATCTCATTGTTCCTAAAAAATTGCCCTTTCCTGAGGAAATTGAGAATCTCACAATCAGTTTTGACCGGAGATGTTCATATCTCCGAGGCAACCCCTGCGTTGGAGGATCTACGAATCGCTGGATGTGTCTATTTGAAGTCCGCTATAGTTAACATTTCTGCTCCAAATCTTTCTATAGTTTGTGTTGATGCAAGACCGGGGCATGCCCTGCGGTTCAAGAATGTTCCAAGAGTTGTTGAGGCACTTTTTAATATAGAAGGTCCAGAATATACAATGCAGCATTTTACTTCTACCTTGTCTTGCTTGACTTCCCAACTCCACAAACTTACCTTGTATGGTCCCGATGCCGACAAGCTTTCGGGAAAAGGGTTTCCTCAACTGCCTAATCTCAAAGAATTGATCCTTTATAAGCATACCTGTCTTTTGTCATTGGCTAATATGATATCGTCATGTCCTCGTCTTCAGTGCTTGACTTTCAAG tgtTTTGCCAAAGCCAAAGATGCAACATGTCGCGAAAGCTACGGAGCGTTAACTTTTAGAGGATCTTGTGCGGCAAATATCATCCGATCGCTAACTTATATTGAAGAAAGCGGcgaatttcaaaaaataaaaagtccCATTTGGTTTATTAGTGAGTACAGACTGCAACTATATGTAGCCATGATATCTCCACAACTTGAACTCTATTTTCAAGTTGAACTTCGGTATCAATTTAAAAGCTACTTCCTTAGGTAttcataa
- the LOC125218310 gene encoding importin-5-like isoform X1, which translates to MLCCYADELKEGFYPWIDQVAPTLVPLLKFYFHEEVRKAAVSAVPERLRSAKLAVEKGIAQGRNETYVKQLSDFIVPALVEASHKEPDIEICANMLDALNECIQISGSLLDESQVRSIVEEIKQVITASSSRKKERAKAEDFEDEEGELLKEEDEQEEEVFDQVSN; encoded by the exons ATGTTGTGCTGCTATGCTGATGAATTAAAGGAAGGTTTTTACCCATGGATCGACCAG GTTGCCCCAACATTGGTTCcacttttgaaattttatttccatgaAGAAGTTAGGAAGGCTGCTGTCTCAG CAGTGCCGGAGAGGTTGCGATCTGCAAAATTGGCTGTCGAAAAAGGAATTGCTCAGGGTCGTAATGAAACTTATGTTAAGCAGCTGTCAGACTTCATTGTTCCTGCTTTAGTGGAAGCCTCACACAAG GAACCTGATATAGAGATCTGTGCAAACATGTTGGATGCGTTGAACGAATGTATACAG ATTTCAGGATCTCTTTTAGATGAGAGCCAGGTTAGAAGCATTGTGGAAGAGATAAAGCAGGTGATCACAGCTAGCTCAAGTaggaaaaaagagagagcCAAAGCTGAAGATTTCGAAGATGAGGAAGGAGAACTTCTTAAAGAGGAAGAtgagcaagaagaagaagtattTGACCAAGTTAGTAATTGA